One SAR86 cluster bacterium genomic window carries:
- a CDS encoding GFA family protein, whose translation MIQKGHCSCKQINYSFDNKKIINSFHCHCEDCQRSTGAGKASILVIKKSNFNLNGEPKFYGTKGSMGSTVNRGFCSNCGSGIFSYLKELPNFLFLKVGSLEDSSWVKIESNYFTKSCNEWNMPDEQLKSFKGNPNLLENIKTLIKSLN comes from the coding sequence TTGATTCAAAAAGGCCATTGCTCTTGTAAGCAAATAAACTACAGTTTCGATAATAAAAAGATAATTAATTCATTTCATTGTCATTGTGAAGATTGCCAAAGGTCTACAGGTGCAGGAAAAGCATCAATTCTAGTTATTAAAAAAAGTAATTTTAATTTAAATGGTGAACCAAAATTTTATGGCACAAAAGGTTCGATGGGCTCAACAGTTAATAGAGGTTTTTGTTCAAATTGTGGTTCAGGGATATTTAGCTATTTGAAAGAGCTGCCTAACTTTCTTTTCTTAAAAGTTGGATCACTTGAAGACTCTAGTTGGGTTAAAATCGAATCCAACTATTTCACAAAGTCCTGCAATGAATGGAATATGCCAGATGAGCAGCTTAAGAGTTTCAAAGGAAATCCAAATTTATTAGAAAATATTAAAACTTTAATTAAATCTTTAAACTAA
- a CDS encoding amidohydrolase, with translation MLRILVLFLSLNLLSDVNKFIDASSKKYDQLALDLWDYAEMGYQEVKSSNALKKVLKEEGFSIRSNIAGIPTAFIAEYNNGGPVIAILAEYDALPGLSQNNVPYRESVGGAAGHACGHNLFGAGSVHAAVAVKRWLRDTNTLGTIRLYGTPAEEGGSGKVYIAREGEFKDVDTVLHWHPDTQNRAHFSASNGNKSAKFKFKGISSHAAGAPQNGRSALDGVEAMNMMVNMLREHMDEEARIHYVITKGGLAPNVVPEEAEVYYYVRHPNVDGVRDLFNRVVKAAEGASQGTETQMTFEVMHGNYPLMPNRTLSEVVNNEMLKLGGISYTKEEEEFAKKIYKTLINPRAKIGDQEEIKPLVFQQSKGSTDVGDISWLVPTSGARVATWVPGTSAHSWQAVSAGGMSIGTKGTNLAAKVLGNTAVALFKNPKIIDEAKKELMMKVGDHQYQALLGDRSPPLDYRN, from the coding sequence ATGTTGCGTATTCTAGTTTTATTTTTATCTTTAAACCTTCTATCAGATGTAAACAAATTTATTGATGCATCAAGTAAAAAATATGACCAGTTAGCATTAGACCTTTGGGATTATGCAGAAATGGGCTACCAAGAGGTGAAAAGCTCAAATGCACTTAAAAAAGTTTTAAAAGAGGAAGGATTTTCAATAAGGTCAAATATCGCTGGAATTCCAACTGCATTCATAGCTGAGTACAATAACGGTGGCCCGGTAATAGCAATTCTTGCAGAATATGATGCGTTGCCCGGACTTTCTCAGAATAATGTTCCTTATCGTGAATCAGTTGGAGGAGCAGCTGGACATGCATGTGGTCATAATCTATTTGGTGCTGGTTCAGTTCATGCAGCTGTCGCAGTAAAAAGATGGCTGAGAGATACAAATACTCTAGGCACAATAAGATTATATGGCACACCAGCTGAGGAAGGTGGAAGTGGAAAAGTCTATATTGCCAGAGAAGGAGAATTTAAAGACGTAGATACTGTTTTGCATTGGCATCCTGATACTCAAAATAGAGCCCATTTTAGTGCTAGCAATGGAAATAAATCAGCAAAATTTAAGTTTAAAGGTATTTCATCACATGCAGCTGGAGCGCCACAAAATGGAAGATCAGCGTTAGATGGGGTTGAAGCGATGAATATGATGGTGAATATGCTTAGAGAACATATGGATGAGGAAGCAAGGATTCATTATGTAATCACTAAAGGGGGCTTAGCACCAAATGTAGTGCCTGAAGAAGCAGAAGTCTATTATTATGTGCGACATCCAAATGTTGATGGAGTACGAGATCTTTTCAATAGAGTTGTAAAAGCTGCTGAAGGAGCCTCACAAGGTACTGAAACACAAATGACTTTCGAGGTAATGCATGGAAATTATCCTTTAATGCCAAACAGAACACTTTCTGAAGTAGTAAATAATGAAATGCTTAAGCTGGGAGGCATTTCATATACAAAAGAGGAAGAAGAATTTGCTAAGAAAATCTACAAAACCTTAATTAATCCACGAGCAAAAATTGGTGATCAAGAAGAAATTAAACCTCTTGTTTTTCAACAGAGCAAGGGTTCAACAGATGTAGGTGATATATCGTGGTTAGTGCCTACTTCAGGAGCAAGAGTAGCCACATGGGTGCCTGGAACATCAGCTCACTCTTGGCAAGCAGTTTCTGCGGGAGGCATGTCCATTGGCACTAAAGGTACTAATTTAGCCGCAAAGGTTTTAGGGAATACCGCAGTAGCGCTGTTTAAGAATCCTAAAATTATAGATGAGGCCAAAAAAGAATTAATGATGAAAGTCGGAGACCATCAATATCAAGCTTTATTGGGAGATCGCAGCCCTCCATTAGATTATAGAAATTGA
- a CDS encoding tryptophan-rich sensory protein, translating to MALKISLPILTFLIAFLGGLSNSFTDWSWYESLEQSSLRPPNYIFGIVWPILYTLMAVVSFLQAKLIYKVYVVQLILNGAWSWIFFAHQALTLALFDIIILIILNVIILHKLWTNNSYVSFFLYLPYVLWISFASYLNANIVFLN from the coding sequence ATGGCTCTTAAAATATCACTTCCCATTTTAACTTTTTTAATAGCGTTTCTTGGTGGTTTATCAAATAGCTTTACTGATTGGTCATGGTACGAAAGTTTAGAGCAATCAAGTTTAAGACCTCCAAATTATATTTTTGGTATTGTTTGGCCAATTCTATACACTCTTATGGCTGTAGTGAGCTTTCTTCAAGCTAAATTAATCTATAAGGTTTACGTTGTTCAACTGATTTTAAATGGTGCATGGAGCTGGATTTTCTTTGCACACCAAGCCTTAACTCTTGCTCTTTTCGATATTATTATTTTGATAATTTTGAATGTAATTATTCTGCATAAGTTATGGACAAATAATTCATATGTAAGCTTTTTCTTATACCTTCCTTATGTTCTTTGGATTAGTTTTGCGTCTTACTTAAATGCAAATATTGTTTTTTTAAATTAG
- a CDS encoding Rid family hydrolase — MKFKTENSEKNNTPYSDAVELNEFIQFSGMLGLDENGLVEGGIVPETEQIFKNLKANLDYYNLDFSNIVKSLVMVKNMDDFPEFNKTYLKNFDKPYPVRSAFGVADLAFGACIEIEFLAKK, encoded by the coding sequence ATGAAATTTAAAACTGAGAATTCCGAAAAAAATAATACTCCTTACTCAGATGCAGTTGAATTAAACGAATTTATTCAATTCTCTGGAATGTTAGGGCTTGACGAAAATGGTTTAGTTGAGGGTGGAATAGTGCCTGAAACAGAGCAAATTTTTAAAAATCTAAAAGCAAACCTCGATTACTATAATCTAGACTTTTCAAATATAGTGAAAAGCCTTGTCATGGTTAAAAATATGGATGACTTTCCTGAATTTAATAAAACCTATCTAAAGAATTTTGATAAACCTTATCCAGTAAGAAGTGCATTTGGAGTTGCTGATTTAGCTTTTGGTGCATGTATTGAAATAGAATTTCTCGCTAAAAAATGA
- the gcvH gene encoding glycine cleavage system protein GcvH gives MSDNEKNLKFLDSHEWARDDDGVVTVGISNHAQELLGDIVYVELPQIGSSVSQKDGVAIVESVKAASDVYSPLTGEIVEINEKLSDNPEIINSSPYEDGWFFKVKPQNINELDEMLDSDAYKKLSEE, from the coding sequence ATGTCTGATAATGAAAAAAATCTAAAATTTCTTGACTCACATGAGTGGGCCAGAGATGACGATGGAGTCGTTACTGTGGGCATTTCTAATCACGCTCAAGAATTATTAGGTGATATTGTTTACGTCGAGTTGCCTCAAATTGGATCTAGTGTGTCTCAAAAAGATGGTGTTGCAATAGTTGAATCAGTTAAAGCTGCATCTGACGTTTACTCACCCCTAACAGGTGAAATCGTAGAAATTAATGAAAAATTGTCTGATAACCCAGAAATAATAAATTCATCTCCATATGAGGATGGTTGGTTTTTCAAAGTTAAGCCACAGAATATAAATGAACTAGATGAAATGTTGGATTCAGATGCTTATAAAAAATTAAGCGAAGAATAA
- a CDS encoding MAPEG family protein, with product MATYIVLASALAVIQFWVIPFLINVKNLNWQMSNRDESLDDSVLLKRARRAGANILETLPIYLVFCLLSIIEAKDISEPAFYWLILRVIHGLCYLLGIAYVRTLAWLGSLVCLIVMGLSLI from the coding sequence ATGGCTACATATATAGTTCTTGCAAGTGCTCTTGCGGTAATTCAATTTTGGGTGATCCCCTTTTTAATAAATGTAAAAAATCTCAACTGGCAAATGTCTAACAGAGATGAAAGTTTAGATGATTCAGTTTTATTAAAAAGAGCAAGAAGAGCAGGTGCAAATATTTTGGAAACATTACCTATCTATTTAGTATTCTGTTTATTATCAATTATTGAGGCTAAAGATATTTCAGAGCCAGCTTTTTATTGGCTAATTCTAAGAGTCATACACGGTCTGTGCTATTTGTTAGGTATTGCTTATGTGAGAACACTTGCTTGGCTTGGTTCATTAGTGTGCCTCATTGTAATGGGCCTCTCATTGATTTGA
- a CDS encoding phosphate-starvation-inducible PsiE family protein, translating to MNKLFEYLEDVILASIAIMTLGAVGFELAAIYERGVIELADLLLMFIYAEVFGMVAIYFRSHVLPVIYPLFIGITALARLIVLQGKESEPEQLIFEAGAILLLSVAALMLRNVKVSLSNGKK from the coding sequence ATGAACAAATTATTTGAATATTTAGAAGACGTTATACTTGCTTCCATTGCAATTATGACACTTGGTGCCGTAGGTTTTGAATTGGCTGCAATTTATGAACGTGGCGTCATTGAGTTAGCTGATTTACTTCTAATGTTCATTTATGCTGAGGTGTTTGGCATGGTTGCAATTTATTTTAGAAGCCACGTCTTACCAGTTATTTATCCATTATTCATCGGCATAACTGCTCTTGCTCGATTAATCGTTCTCCAAGGTAAAGAATCAGAGCCTGAGCAATTAATCTTTGAAGCTGGTGCGATTCTGCTTTTAAGTGTTGCAGCACTAATGCTAAGAAACGTAAAAGTAAGTCTCTCAAACGGAAAAAAATAA
- the rpmG gene encoding 50S ribosomal protein L33 — MAANKQQKVYLIPEGETRDSHTYHYTVVKTKKFIQENEKLKIKKFNPVKRKHEWFVEAKLPPHSKN; from the coding sequence ATGGCAGCTAACAAACAGCAAAAAGTATACTTAATACCTGAGGGTGAAACTAGAGATAGTCATACCTATCACTACACTGTAGTTAAAACAAAAAAATTTATTCAAGAAAACGAGAAGCTCAAGATCAAAAAATTTAATCCTGTTAAAAGAAAACATGAGTGGTTTGTTGAGGCAAAGCTTCCACCACATAGTAAAAACTAG
- the gcvT gene encoding glycine cleavage system aminomethyltransferase GcvT: MKATYLNSKHKDLGGFMVDFSGWEMPLHYGSQLNEHNEVRTNVGIFDVSHMAVFDLDGKKQEDFLRFLLPNDIKKINGQNKAMYSPMLNHEGGILDDLIVYYLGNESFRIVSNCATREKNLSWLSKIAEPFDVGVDFKSDYSILALQGPNSYKFIKSHIEKDISKFSVHNTDDVMIASTGYTGELGYEIICDQEKGIKFWNEFISNDVQPIGLAARDTLRLEAGLNLYGTDMDETNTPYDSNIGWTIDFNHKDRDFIGKNALEEKKDSKKILKGFYTEERGVLRGGAEVIFEGGSGVVTSGTWSPTFKKNIGFCRVDKNCGEIGSAVLRDKKITLKFSNTNFLESLKKDV, from the coding sequence ATGAAGGCTACCTACCTAAATAGCAAACATAAAGATTTAGGTGGTTTTATGGTTGATTTCTCTGGCTGGGAAATGCCTTTACATTACGGTTCTCAACTTAACGAACATAATGAGGTCAGAACAAATGTAGGTATTTTTGATGTTTCCCATATGGCTGTTTTTGATTTAGATGGTAAAAAACAAGAAGATTTTTTAAGATTTCTTCTTCCAAATGACATAAAAAAGATTAACGGTCAGAACAAGGCAATGTATTCTCCAATGCTTAATCATGAAGGTGGGATTCTTGATGATCTGATAGTTTATTATCTAGGAAATGAAAGTTTTAGGATTGTTTCAAATTGCGCTACAAGAGAGAAGAACCTTAGTTGGTTAAGTAAGATTGCAGAACCTTTCGACGTAGGAGTTGACTTTAAGTCTGATTATTCAATTTTAGCTCTTCAGGGTCCTAATTCTTATAAATTCATAAAAAGTCATATTGAAAAAGATATATCAAAATTTTCTGTTCACAATACAGATGATGTGATGATTGCCTCAACCGGCTATACAGGAGAATTAGGTTATGAAATTATTTGTGACCAAGAAAAAGGTATTAAGTTTTGGAATGAGTTTATTTCAAATGATGTTCAACCAATCGGATTGGCAGCAAGGGATACTTTACGCCTTGAAGCAGGTCTAAATCTCTACGGAACAGACATGGATGAGACTAATACACCCTACGATTCAAATATTGGATGGACAATAGATTTTAATCATAAAGATAGAGACTTCATTGGAAAAAACGCTCTTGAAGAAAAAAAAGACTCAAAAAAAATTCTTAAAGGTTTTTACACAGAAGAAAGAGGGGTTTTAAGAGGCGGTGCAGAGGTAATATTTGAAGGTGGCTCTGGAGTTGTAACAAGCGGAACATGGAGTCCAACATTCAAAAAAAACATAGGATTTTGTAGAGTTGATAAAAATTGTGGTGAAATTGGTAGCGCTGTATTGAGAGATAAGAAAATTACTTTAAAATTTTCTAATACGAACTTTTTAGAGTCGCTAAAAAAAGATGTCTGA